A portion of the Desulfomicrobium macestii genome contains these proteins:
- the pilO gene encoding type 4a pilus biogenesis protein PilO, whose product MKKLSQFEKYGIMAAIIIACTFFYMKKVYEPQEKEFKKTVAALNKVVGEVNGLKQIPPLIQVKHELENAKKDLEEVNKRLKGTLMHTGEAREVTHMLRQINEHVAASGLKVVSLTPGGRKSDTLLQLEWNLFQLSLSGSFHGFLQLLESLRNMPDAIRVDEVALTAGNGEFLEITFNLMI is encoded by the coding sequence ATGAAGAAACTGTCCCAGTTCGAAAAGTACGGCATCATGGCCGCCATCATCATCGCCTGTACCTTCTTCTACATGAAGAAGGTCTACGAACCCCAGGAAAAGGAGTTCAAAAAGACCGTGGCGGCCCTGAACAAGGTCGTCGGAGAGGTCAACGGGCTGAAGCAAATCCCGCCCCTGATCCAGGTCAAACATGAACTGGAAAACGCCAAGAAGGACCTTGAGGAAGTGAACAAAAGGCTCAAGGGCACCCTCATGCACACCGGAGAGGCCAGGGAGGTCACCCACATGCTGCGTCAGATCAACGAGCATGTGGCGGCAAGCGGACTGAAGGTAGTGTCCCTAACTCCGGGAGGGCGCAAATCGGACACCCTGCTGCAACTGGAATGGAACCTCTTCCAGCTCAGCCTGTCCGGCTCCTTTCACGGCTTTCTGCAGTTGCTGGAGTCGCTGCGAAACATGCCCGACGCCATCAGGGTCGACGAGGTAGCACTTACGGCCGGTAACGGCGAATTTCTGGAAATCACCTTCAATCTCATGATCTGA
- a CDS encoding type II secretion system protein: MRRPAIHLFFTAPRGFTLLEVLVVLTILGFLAAMMVPAVGMLDDMERERRTRERMDQIRDAILGPEGRFDEQGRPIIGGYVGDMREWPDLWEARAEIKPNVLGVDWSVPATLSGKNVGQGPEYRMDPTLVFYRPSGRFAGDRWVWNQPYRKLIDDKDKYDDHIGGPETENEGQPRGLWTRYVEDLPVDLPEHPGHPAPGEVLGDGWKGPYLTPPQEGKPADSDHWATDDDMYANLQPRWEVTNATWEDGDYTPSDGELGEFYDDKESFRLLQTADRLADGWDRALRFFITADPDSPGHTLFWILSEGPDREGFYPTKGECSSFHWTINADDIMSKAYDPDHPKNRDNIVMKLHSRDWKAIFDAEDSRKTRETEELLDRIRRALIGEGLLGLNTGYTGDMTAWPELFRWDDKDTATDPSDDFWNNADDSDTPYTTGQPRGLWTDKPGLADDDLNATRFGLGWRHPYIGAPFKAGADNVLRDAWGREFLFFKDDTNDAMLVLSRGFDGQFDFGSNNGTDPTILTEAFDVDDYDALLNDNKDNRHLIVSGTQWRQGFFELQRFTVINADTTTKARFLASTQAPVAGVDILEAAIAGDWAAGNATSPPVFAYSDFSATNATTGGRCLIFWNDTDGDDEPEASESGTILLFPVTAAPGSGQKTALTVDTDDFGLLP, from the coding sequence CCGGCCGTGGGCATGCTCGACGACATGGAACGCGAGCGCCGCACCCGCGAGCGCATGGACCAGATCCGCGACGCCATCCTTGGCCCCGAGGGCCGCTTCGACGAGCAGGGCCGCCCCATCATCGGCGGCTACGTGGGCGACATGCGGGAGTGGCCGGACCTGTGGGAAGCGCGGGCCGAGATCAAGCCCAATGTTCTGGGTGTCGACTGGTCCGTCCCGGCCACCCTGTCCGGCAAAAACGTGGGCCAGGGCCCTGAATACCGGATGGACCCGACTCTGGTATTCTATCGTCCTTCGGGTCGTTTCGCTGGTGATCGATGGGTCTGGAACCAGCCCTACCGCAAGCTCATCGACGACAAAGACAAATACGACGACCACATCGGCGGCCCGGAAACGGAAAACGAAGGCCAACCGCGTGGTCTATGGACCCGGTATGTCGAAGATCTTCCTGTCGACCTTCCCGAACACCCCGGACACCCCGCGCCCGGCGAAGTGCTCGGCGACGGTTGGAAAGGGCCGTACCTGACCCCGCCCCAGGAAGGAAAACCCGCCGACTCCGACCACTGGGCCACGGACGACGACATGTACGCCAATCTTCAGCCACGCTGGGAAGTCACCAACGCGACCTGGGAAGACGGTGACTACACACCCTCAGACGGTGAACTGGGAGAATTCTATGATGACAAGGAATCGTTCCGCCTCCTGCAGACGGCCGACCGCCTGGCCGACGGCTGGGACCGGGCCTTGCGCTTCTTCATCACCGCCGATCCCGACAGCCCCGGGCACACCCTTTTCTGGATTCTGTCCGAAGGCCCGGACAGAGAGGGTTTCTACCCGACCAAAGGCGAATGCTCGTCCTTTCACTGGACCATAAACGCCGACGACATCATGTCCAAAGCCTATGACCCGGACCACCCCAAGAACCGCGACAACATCGTCATGAAGCTCCACTCCCGCGACTGGAAAGCCATCTTTGACGCCGAAGACTCCCGCAAAACCAGGGAGACCGAAGAACTGTTGGACCGCATCCGCCGCGCCCTGATCGGCGAAGGCCTGCTTGGGCTCAACACCGGCTACACCGGCGACATGACCGCCTGGCCGGAGCTTTTCCGCTGGGACGACAAAGACACGGCAACCGATCCTTCCGACGATTTCTGGAACAACGCCGACGACTCGGACACCCCCTACACCACGGGCCAACCACGCGGCCTGTGGACCGACAAACCGGGCTTGGCCGACGATGACCTTAACGCCACCCGCTTTGGACTTGGCTGGCGGCACCCCTATATCGGAGCTCCCTTTAAGGCAGGCGCGGACAACGTGCTGCGCGACGCTTGGGGCCGGGAATTCCTCTTTTTCAAGGATGACACCAACGACGCCATGCTGGTCCTGTCACGCGGGTTCGACGGACAGTTCGACTTCGGCAGCAACAACGGCACCGACCCTACGATTCTCACGGAAGCCTTTGACGTGGATGACTACGATGCCTTGCTCAACGATAACAAGGACAACCGCCACCTCATCGTGAGCGGCACACAGTGGCGGCAGGGCTTTTTCGAACTGCAACGCTTCACAGTCATCAATGCCGATACCACGACCAAAGCCCGCTTTCTCGCCTCCACCCAGGCTCCCGTGGCCGGTGTGGACATCCTTGAAGCTGCCATCGCTGGCGACTGGGCCGCAGGCAACGCCACCAGCCCGCCTGTCTTCGCCTACTCCGATTTTTCGGCAACCAATGCCACCACCGGCGGGCGTTGCCTGATCTTCTGGAACGACACCGACGGAGACGACGAACCCGAGGCGAGCGAGAGCGGAACTATCCTACTCTTCCCCGTCACGGCCGCTCCCGGCAGTGGGCAAAAAACGGCCCTGACCGTGGACACCGACGACTTTGGCCTCTTGCCTTAA